The Mytilus galloprovincialis chromosome 2, xbMytGall1.hap1.1, whole genome shotgun sequence genome has a window encoding:
- the LOC143065133 gene encoding GATOR2 complex protein WDR24-like isoform X1: MSVMHNVSKAVHDRVSTNNPHNSYGINCEGAVNAMDLNRDFSRVVVAGRNVFKIYTVEDDEFTEKFNLRVGRKLNLDFSVSDVAWSHIDDNILASAATNGKVVIWDLNKPSKSKQDFIFQEHTRTVNRVCFHQVEGNYILSGSHDGSLKIFDIRLKRVASTFSVGSTSIRDVQFCPSNFNYFAFAAADEGGNVQIWDMRRLTSPEKQFTAHGGPMFCLDWHPSEPKWLATGGRDRTIKIWDHALGKLLYSVPTIASVARIKWRPERKYHIASCSLVIDFSINVWDVRRPYIPFASFEEHKNVATGIVWKKDDGHTFYSSGKDNFLYQHVFKDAIRPADKVVPDGLDVSVIGHVTQATKDKTKSLGAWHREKKKYSMFSKQPDKGDQFIDAKSFVFSYTNCHQLLSMEWFVNCAKQYILHGRSFEEMCEHNAQVSDQNDRFQVAQSWRMLKAIYTKPTVTKNLLRTESVMSNVSEKPKDKVNQPDTPKSTEKDKQTMDATSEDDDMTDTDLSSIARGQINPPVEWDILFGGADVEQSFPTFGHMENIGPDFKLPKEAFVPRHEIKDPSEVPKQNNQDSPPLSANETEANPANNHNSKVNEDINMLLLMKEVEISEFAFTDCVEQMLKYFAEEGDVQTTVCMLVVLGERRPKIPEEIQDDWFISYLELLARFKLWTVSNTLINLSHLGSISMMNHQSTTINVTCNQCNRVLTKVGWLCHKCKSVINSCAVCHLPVKGLFVWCQGCSHGGHINHIQEWLTISKQCPTGCGHICEYT, translated from the exons ATGTCAGTTATGCATAATGTTAGTAAAGCTGTACATGACCGAG tatcCACCAATAATCCACATAACAGCTATGGGATTAATTGTGAGGGAGCTGTCAATGCCATGGATCTCAACAGAGATTTCTCAAGGGTAGTTGTAGCAGGTAGAAATG tttttaagatatacACCGTAGAAGATGATGAATTTACAGAGAAATTTAACCTTCGAGTTGGACGTAAACTTAATTTAGATTTTAGTGTCTCTGATGTTGCTTGGAGTCATATTGATG ATAATATATTAGCATCGGCAGCTACAAATGGAAAAGTTGTAATATGGGACTTGAATAAACCTTCTAAAAGTAAACAAG ATTTTATCTTCCAGGAGCATACTCGTACAGTTAATAGAGTGTGTTTTCATCAGGTTGAAGGCAACTATATACTTAGTGGTTCTCACGATGGATCTCTGAAGATATTT GATATCAGACTTAAGAGAGTAGCCTCAACATTTTCTGTAGGATCAACCAGTATACGTGATGTTCAGTTCTGCCCATCAAACTTTAATTACTTTGCCTTTGCAGCAGCTGATGAGGGTGGAAATGTACAG ATTTGGGATATGAGAAGGTTAACCAGTCCAGAAAAGCAGTTTACTGCTCATGGTGGACCTATGTTCTGTTTAGACTGGCATCCATCAGAACCAAAATGGCTTGCCACAGGTGGGAGAGATAGGACAATCAAG ATTTGGGATCATGCTTTGGGAAAGTTACTCTACAGTGTACCTACCATAGCCTCAGTAGCCAGGATAAAGTGGCGTCCAGAACGGAAGTACCATATAGCTAGTTGTTCATTAGTGATAGACTTTAGTATCAATGTGTGGGATGTAAGAAGACCTTATATACCGTTTGCTTCATTTGAGGAACATAAAAATGTTGCTACAG GTATTGTATGGAAAAAAGACGATGGTCATACATTCTATAGTAGTGGCAAAGATAACTTCTTATACCAACATGTGTTCAAAGATGCAATACGTCCAGCAGACAAAGTTGTACCTGATGGTCTCGATGTCAGTGTCATTGGACATGTAACTCAGGCTACTAAAGACAAGACAAAGTCACTAG gTGCTTGGCATAGAG agaaGAAGAAATACTCAATGTTTAGTAAACAACCAGATAAGGGAGATCAGTTTATTGATgctaaaagttttgttttttcttatacaaACTGCCATCag TTACTATCTATGGAGTGGTTTGTGAATTGTGCCAAGCAGTATATTCTTCATGGAAGATCTTTTGAAGAAATGTGTGAACATAATGCTCAAGTCTCTGATCAAAATGACAGATTCCAG GTTGCACAGAGTTGGAGGATGTTGAAAGCAATTTACACAAAACCAACTGTAACTAAGAACTTACTTAGAACAGAATCAGTTATGTCTAATGTTAGTGAAAAACCTAAAGATAAAG TTAATCAGCCAGATACTCCCAAGTCTACAGAGAAAGATAAACAAACAATGGATGCTACCTCAG AAGATGATGATATGACTGATACAGACCTGTCCAGCATTGCCCGAGGACAGATTAATCCACCTGTGGAATGGGATATTTTGTTTGGGGGAGCAGATGTGGAACAATCTTTTCCAACATTTGGTCATATGGAAAATATTGGACCA gaTTTTaaattaccaaaagaagcattcgTGCCGCGACATGAAATCAAGGATCCCTCAGAGGTCCCTAAACAGAACAATCAAGATTCACCACCTTTAAGTGCAAATGAAACTGAGGCTAACCCTGCAAACAACCACAATTCCAAGGTTAATGAGGACATAAATATGTTGCTACTGATGAAGGAAGTTGAGATTTCAGAGTTTGCATTTACTGATTGTGTGGAACAAATGTTAAAATACTTTGCTGAAGAG GGAGATGTACAGACCACAGTATGCATGCTAGTGGTTCTAGGAGAACGAAGGCCTAAAATACCTGAAGAGATACAAGATGATTGGTTTATATCTTACTTAG agTTATTAGCTAGGTTTAAACTGTGGACTGTATCAAACACATTGATAAATTTGAGTCACTTAGGCAGCATTTCTATGATGAATCATCAGTCAACAACTATCAATGTCACATGCAACCAGTGTAATCGTGTGTTGACCAAAGTGGGTTGGTTGTGTCATAAATGTAAATCTGTGATTAATTCCTGTGCTGTATG CCACTTACCTGTGAAAGGATTGTTTGTTTGGTGTCAAGGTTGTTCTCACGGAGGACATATAAATCATATACAGGAATGGTTAACAATCAGTAAACAATGTCCTACTGGCTGTGGTCATATATGTGAATATACCTGA
- the LOC143065133 gene encoding GATOR2 complex protein WDR24-like isoform X2 codes for MSVMHNVSKAVHDRVSTNNPHNSYGINCEGAVNAMDLNRDFSRVVVAGRNVFKIYTVEDDEFTEKFNLRVGRKLNLDFSVSDVAWSHIDDNILASAATNGKVVIWDLNKPSKSKQDFIFQEHTRTVNRVCFHQVEGNYILSGSHDGSLKIFDIRLKRVASTFSVGSTSIRDVQFCPSNFNYFAFAAADEGGNVQIWDMRRLTSPEKQFTAHGGPMFCLDWHPSEPKWLATGGRDRTIKIWDHALGKLLYSVPTIASVARIKWRPERKYHIASCSLVIDFSINVWDVRRPYIPFASFEEHKNVATGIVWKKDDGHTFYSSGKDNFLYQHVFKDAIRPADKVVPDGLDVSVIGHVTQATKDKTKSLEKKKYSMFSKQPDKGDQFIDAKSFVFSYTNCHQLLSMEWFVNCAKQYILHGRSFEEMCEHNAQVSDQNDRFQVAQSWRMLKAIYTKPTVTKNLLRTESVMSNVSEKPKDKVNQPDTPKSTEKDKQTMDATSEDDDMTDTDLSSIARGQINPPVEWDILFGGADVEQSFPTFGHMENIGPDFKLPKEAFVPRHEIKDPSEVPKQNNQDSPPLSANETEANPANNHNSKVNEDINMLLLMKEVEISEFAFTDCVEQMLKYFAEEGDVQTTVCMLVVLGERRPKIPEEIQDDWFISYLELLARFKLWTVSNTLINLSHLGSISMMNHQSTTINVTCNQCNRVLTKVGWLCHKCKSVINSCAVCHLPVKGLFVWCQGCSHGGHINHIQEWLTISKQCPTGCGHICEYT; via the exons ATGTCAGTTATGCATAATGTTAGTAAAGCTGTACATGACCGAG tatcCACCAATAATCCACATAACAGCTATGGGATTAATTGTGAGGGAGCTGTCAATGCCATGGATCTCAACAGAGATTTCTCAAGGGTAGTTGTAGCAGGTAGAAATG tttttaagatatacACCGTAGAAGATGATGAATTTACAGAGAAATTTAACCTTCGAGTTGGACGTAAACTTAATTTAGATTTTAGTGTCTCTGATGTTGCTTGGAGTCATATTGATG ATAATATATTAGCATCGGCAGCTACAAATGGAAAAGTTGTAATATGGGACTTGAATAAACCTTCTAAAAGTAAACAAG ATTTTATCTTCCAGGAGCATACTCGTACAGTTAATAGAGTGTGTTTTCATCAGGTTGAAGGCAACTATATACTTAGTGGTTCTCACGATGGATCTCTGAAGATATTT GATATCAGACTTAAGAGAGTAGCCTCAACATTTTCTGTAGGATCAACCAGTATACGTGATGTTCAGTTCTGCCCATCAAACTTTAATTACTTTGCCTTTGCAGCAGCTGATGAGGGTGGAAATGTACAG ATTTGGGATATGAGAAGGTTAACCAGTCCAGAAAAGCAGTTTACTGCTCATGGTGGACCTATGTTCTGTTTAGACTGGCATCCATCAGAACCAAAATGGCTTGCCACAGGTGGGAGAGATAGGACAATCAAG ATTTGGGATCATGCTTTGGGAAAGTTACTCTACAGTGTACCTACCATAGCCTCAGTAGCCAGGATAAAGTGGCGTCCAGAACGGAAGTACCATATAGCTAGTTGTTCATTAGTGATAGACTTTAGTATCAATGTGTGGGATGTAAGAAGACCTTATATACCGTTTGCTTCATTTGAGGAACATAAAAATGTTGCTACAG GTATTGTATGGAAAAAAGACGATGGTCATACATTCTATAGTAGTGGCAAAGATAACTTCTTATACCAACATGTGTTCAAAGATGCAATACGTCCAGCAGACAAAGTTGTACCTGATGGTCTCGATGTCAGTGTCATTGGACATGTAACTCAGGCTACTAAAGACAAGACAAAGTCACTAG agaaGAAGAAATACTCAATGTTTAGTAAACAACCAGATAAGGGAGATCAGTTTATTGATgctaaaagttttgttttttcttatacaaACTGCCATCag TTACTATCTATGGAGTGGTTTGTGAATTGTGCCAAGCAGTATATTCTTCATGGAAGATCTTTTGAAGAAATGTGTGAACATAATGCTCAAGTCTCTGATCAAAATGACAGATTCCAG GTTGCACAGAGTTGGAGGATGTTGAAAGCAATTTACACAAAACCAACTGTAACTAAGAACTTACTTAGAACAGAATCAGTTATGTCTAATGTTAGTGAAAAACCTAAAGATAAAG TTAATCAGCCAGATACTCCCAAGTCTACAGAGAAAGATAAACAAACAATGGATGCTACCTCAG AAGATGATGATATGACTGATACAGACCTGTCCAGCATTGCCCGAGGACAGATTAATCCACCTGTGGAATGGGATATTTTGTTTGGGGGAGCAGATGTGGAACAATCTTTTCCAACATTTGGTCATATGGAAAATATTGGACCA gaTTTTaaattaccaaaagaagcattcgTGCCGCGACATGAAATCAAGGATCCCTCAGAGGTCCCTAAACAGAACAATCAAGATTCACCACCTTTAAGTGCAAATGAAACTGAGGCTAACCCTGCAAACAACCACAATTCCAAGGTTAATGAGGACATAAATATGTTGCTACTGATGAAGGAAGTTGAGATTTCAGAGTTTGCATTTACTGATTGTGTGGAACAAATGTTAAAATACTTTGCTGAAGAG GGAGATGTACAGACCACAGTATGCATGCTAGTGGTTCTAGGAGAACGAAGGCCTAAAATACCTGAAGAGATACAAGATGATTGGTTTATATCTTACTTAG agTTATTAGCTAGGTTTAAACTGTGGACTGTATCAAACACATTGATAAATTTGAGTCACTTAGGCAGCATTTCTATGATGAATCATCAGTCAACAACTATCAATGTCACATGCAACCAGTGTAATCGTGTGTTGACCAAAGTGGGTTGGTTGTGTCATAAATGTAAATCTGTGATTAATTCCTGTGCTGTATG CCACTTACCTGTGAAAGGATTGTTTGTTTGGTGTCAAGGTTGTTCTCACGGAGGACATATAAATCATATACAGGAATGGTTAACAATCAGTAAACAATGTCCTACTGGCTGTGGTCATATATGTGAATATACCTGA